Within Fusobacterium sp. DD2, the genomic segment TTTCAATAGCTGCTTCTATTATTAAGTCACAATCTTTACAAATTTCTTTTGTTCCAGTTGTGATTTTAGCTAATATAGCATCAACAGTAGCTTGGTCCATTTTTCCTTTTGTAACCATTCTTCCTAATCCTTTAGCTATTTTAGCTTTTCCGTTTGCTGCAAATTCGTTGTTTATATCGCAAAGGCAAACGCTGTATCCTTCAGTTTGTGCAAATGCTTGTGCTATTCCAGAACCCATAGTTCCTGCACCGATAATTCCTATTTTCATCATTAAACCTCCCAAATATATAGTTATATTTAAAACTTACACATTAATGTGTTGTCTTATTTTCTTATTTATTTTTGAATCCTTCAACTTTTCTTTTTTCTAAGAAAGCTTTCATTCCTTCTACTTGGTCTTCAGTTTGGAAACAACTTCCAAATAGTTTTTCTTCAACAACAATAGCGTCGTCCATTTTTTCATCCAATCCTTTGTTGATTGCTTCTTTACAAGCACGAACTGCTATTGGAGCATTTCTAGCTATTTTAGCTGCTAATTTTTTAGCTGCTGGTAATAGCTCTTCAAGTGGATATACTGCATTTACAAGTCCAATTCTATAAGCTTCATCAGCTTTTATGTTAGCTGCAGCATAGATCATTTCTTTAGCTTTTCCAACTGGAACTAAACGAGCTAATCTTTGAGTTCCTCCAAATCCTGGAGTTATTCCTAATCCTACTTCAGGTTGTCCGAATAAAGCTGTGTCAGCACAAATTCTGATATCACAACTCATAGCGATTTCGCATCCTCCACCTAAAGCAAATCCATTTACAGCTGCTATTACTGGAATAGGGAATGTTTCGATTTTTCTGAAAACGTCATTTCCTATTTTACCAAAAGCTTCACCTTCAGCTTTTGTTAAAGTACTCATTTCTCCAATGTCAGCTCCAGCTACAAATGATTTTGACCCTGCACCAGTTAAAACAAGTGCTCTAGTTTTTTCTAAATCAATTGCATCTAATGTAGCATCTAATTCTTTTAAAACTGAACTATTTAGAGCATTTAAAGCTTTTGGACGATTTATAGTTATAATTCCTACAAATCCTTCTTGTTCGTAGTTGATAAACTCCATTATTTGCTCCTCCCTTATTGTCTAATAGTATTAAGGTTAAGAGCACTTACGTACTCCTAACCTCCAATATTAATAATCTGATATTTTATTTAAATGAAACTAGTCTTCCATCTTAACGATAGTAGAGCATCCCATTCCTCCACCTATACATAGAGTAGCTAAACCAGTTTTTGATTTACGTTTAGCCATTTCATGTAATAGAGTTACAAGGATACGACATCCTGAAGCTCCAACTGGGTGTCCAAGAGCAATTGCTCCTCCGTTTACGTTAAGTTTGCTTAAGTCAAATCCTAAGTCTCTTCCTACTGCGATTGATTGAGCTGCGAATGCTTCGTTAGCTTCAATTAAGTCGAAGTCGTTTATGTTCATTCCTGTTTTTGCTAATACTTTTTTAGTTGATGCAACTGGTCCATATCCCATGATAGAAGGATCTACTCCACCAAGAGCTCCAGCTACCCAAGTTGCCATAGGTTTTACACCTAATTCTTTTGCTTTTTCTTCTGACATTACAACTATTGCAGCAGCTCCATCGTTTATACTAGAAGCATTTGCAGCTGTAACTCTTCCACCATCTTTTTTGAATGCTGGTTTTAATTTAGCGATTCCTTCAGCTGTAGTACCAGGTCTAGGTCCTTCGTCTGTATCAACGATAGTTTCACCTTTTCTTCCTTTGATTACTACTGGAACGATTTCATCTTTAAATCTTCCTTCTTCTTGAGCTTTTACAGCTTTTTGTTGGCTTGCAGCAGCGAATTCATCTAGTTGTTCTCTAGTAATTCCCCATTGGTCACAAATGTTTTCTGCTGTCATTCCCATGTGATAGTTGTTGAAAGCATCCCATAATGCATCGTTAACCATTGCGTCAACTAATACACCATTTCCTAAACGATATCCATAACGTCCTTTATTTACTAAATATGGAGCTAAAGACATGTTTTCAGTTCCTCCTGCTACTACTATGTCAGCTTCTCCTGCTTGAATCATTGCAGCAGCTAAGTTTACTGTATGTAAACCTGATCCACAAACCACATTTATAGTAACTGCTGGAGTTTCAATTTTTAAACCAGCTTTTAATGAAACTTGACGAGCAACGTTTTGTCCTAATCCTGCTTGGATAACACACCCAAATAGAACTTGATCAACTTTCTCAGCTGGAACTCCTGCTCTCTTTAAAGCTTCTTTAACAACGATAGAACCTAATTCAGTTGCTGGAACTGTACTAAGTACTCCTCCCATTGATCCTATTGCTGTACGACATGCACCTGCTAAAACTACTTTTTTTGCCATAACCTATCCTCCATTCAAATTTAATTTGGATTATTAGATCTCATCGATCTAATGTTTAAATTTACTTCATACATAGATATTAGCACAATGTCATTTTAATTGCAATAGGATAAATACAAAAAATATATTATGCGTGTTTTTTTTCTATAATGTGTATAATTTTTAAACTATTAAGCAGATATCAATCAAGACAAAATAATTCAACATAAAAAAAACTATCTTGTAAAATAGAAATCAACTCAATAAAATTAGATACTTTGTAACATATTTTGTTATCAAAGAGTAATAAAAAAAAGTCCCTGATAATGAGATTAAAATTTACTCAAATAGGGACAATTTTTTATGTTTTTTTTAAATTTTAATTAAAAATAAAGACGTCAAAAATATCAACTTTTCTATATGGACTGGATAATTTTTCTTTTATTTTCTCCCATAAAATTGTAAATTCATCAATATCCATCTCATCTATCTGCTCTATCATCTTTTTCTTATACAAAAAATCTATTCCAACTTTTGTAAGACCTGATATAATGTCACCTCTTATGAGCTCAAAATTACTGTTATCTATCTTATCCATAGAATAATAACTTGCTAATAGCCTATTTTCTAAGCAGTACTCATTTGTAATTAATTTTCTTATTGAACTTGCTATAAAATCAAGATTTAGGTCTTTTTTCATCTTTCCATTATCCTCAGGTTTATCTGAAATAAAAGCTAAAAACACATCTTCAAAGTGTAAATCCTGAATAGATTTAGTAAAAAGTCTAAAGTTATTAAAAAATGAGTTTTTTTCTGGTTTTTTCATTTCAAAACCCTGATCCATAAGATATGAGGTTCCAACATGTCTAAAAAGAGAGTTAGTCAGATCCTCTGAATGTCCAAAATTAAATACTCTATCTTCATATACATTGTTATTCTTTAATCTATCTATATATTTTTGTGCTTTTAAAAGAAGTTTTACAAAATTATCTAAGTGAAATATCACACCAAAAAAATTCTGATTAATAACTAAGTCACGACGTCTATCTAAAGGAAACTTCATTAAACATGCTTCAACATTGGTATTTTTAAGAAGTCTTTTCATAAACTCCTCATCAATATCAAAATCTATCTTATTATCTCTGGTAACTAAAACCTCTGTATCATCTTTAATAGCACCTATTCTTTTTAGTTCTTTTGCAAGAAATTTTAGATATGAATCGTTGAAATCATCAAAATAAGATATTTCTTCCTCAGATAAGTCTGTATGTCCTCTTAAAATCTCTTTTAAATCTATAAATTCAAGAACTGTTATTATTCCTTCTCTATTGATTCCTACACCATTCCATGTGTAAACTTCTGGAATATAATTTATCCTCTTATCAAGAGTTATAGCTACATATTGAGCTATTCCTCCACCTAAAGAGTGCCCTGTAAGAGTTATATCCTCTTTTTTTATTGCAAATCTATCCATAAGAGTTGCAAAGACCTCTATCCCTTCATAAAATTGAAGAGGAATCTTCCCCATACCTATGGCTAAATCTGTCTCTATAAAGTCCTTATATGCATCTTCTAAAGGAAATTTCTCACTTCCCCTGTATGCTATTACATATTTATCATCTTTAGTAAATACAACTGAATAAAAACCTGAAACATCTCCAGTGTTTGATACAGCTGTTCTATTGTCAACGTAGAATACTTGCCATTCCTCTAACTCTTTCTCAAAATATTTTAAAAAAAAATTTCTATTTTTAAAAAGAAGAATATCAAATGTTCCAACAATAATAGACTGACACTTTGCATCTTTGAAGATCTCTAAAATGTTTCTTCCACATTCCTTTTCTCCAAAATTGCAATATGAGAGAATACTTAAAAGAATATACTCTTTTTTACTAACCATAATATACTCCTACATATGAACCAATATCAAAATCAGATAAGTTATTGCCCAACCTAAAAAACATCCAACTAGTGTTTCAAAAAATGTATGTATCTTCCCCTCAATTCTTGAATGAACTACTAAAATAGCTAATATAACAGTAAGAACAAAAACTTTAGGGTTATTTGTTAAAGAGGTTATAAGTGTAGTTATAGAAGCTGCAAGTGCACTATGTCCACTTGGAAAGCCACCTCTCAAAGGAGTTCCTTTCTTTACTACACTTTTAATGCATATTACAATTATTATAACTAACATAAAAATCGTAAATACTGTATGTTGATAAGAATTTTTAAGTAATAAAAATACCTCTTTAAGGTTTATAACTATTTTTCTCTCAAATACGATATATGCAACAAATAACGCATTTATAGCAGTTACAAGAACTGCTCCTGCTGCAATATCCTTAGCTTTTTTAGCAAGGGGATGGTATTCACAGGTTATCATATCTACACAAGCTTCTATTGCTGTATTAAAAAGTTCTGCAACCCATGTCAAAGTAATACTTATAATAACTGCCAATGCTTCATACTTTCCAATGTCCATAAAAAGAGATAGAATACAGACTATAATTGTACAAAAACAATGAAACTTCATATGATTTTCTGTTCTTATAGTCTCAAAAATCCCTTCAAAAGCAACATTGAATTTTTCTGTTACTCCAAGGTGTTTCCATCTATTTCTCTTCTCATTTTTATTGTCCATATAATCACATCTCTCTAGTATAACCGAAGCTTTTTAAAATCTCTTCCTCTTTTGCACGCATTACTACTTTATCTTCCTCTTCTATATGATCATACCCAAGAAGATGTAAAAGTCCATGTGTTAAAACATAGAAAAATTCTCTCTTTGGAGAATGATTATACTCTTTAGCCTGCTCAAATACTCTCTCTAATGATATAACTATATCTCCTAGAGTGTCATAAGGTCCAATATCAAAATCTCCAGTTTCATGATAAGCAAAAGAGATTACATCTGTTGGCTGATCCTTATCTCTATACTCTCTATTTATAACCTGTATCTCATCATTTCCTGTTAAAAGAATAGAAAGATATACTGGTGAATCGCTCTCATACTCTTTAGTTAATACTTTTTCAATGTACTCCTTTGTCTCCTCTTCATTGACAAAATCATCGTATCCTTCTATTTCTAATGACATATCTAAAATTATTTCCATTTTTTTCTCCTTATTTTTTATTAATTAATTTTTCCTGTCCTGGATATTTTATTCTCACATGGTGAATACTTACCAATGTTTTAACAAATGTTTTTATAATAACTTCAATTTCCTGGAAAGTAAGATTTGCTTCTGAAAGCTGGTTATCTTCAATTTTTCCAGAAATTATCTTTCTTATCATACTCTCCATATTCATTGGAGTTTTTTCATCTAAAGATCTTATTGCTGCTTCAATTGAGTCTGCAAGCATTATTATTGCTGACTCCTTTGTTTTTGGCTTAGGACCACTGTATCTAAATTCATCTTTTTCAACTGTTGGATCCAATTTTTTAGCTTCATTGAAGAAATATGCTAAAAATGTAGTTCCCTGGTGCTCATACATAATATCTCTTATCTCTTTTGGAATCTGATACTCTTTTGCAAGTTCTGCACCATCCTTAGTATGAGAAGTTATAATTAGTGTACTCATAAAAGGTGAAATCTTATTATGTGGATTTACACCATTTTCCTGGTTTTCTACATAAAATTTAGGACGCTTAGTCTTTCCAAGGTCATGATAATATGAAGCAACTCTACAAAATACAGCATTTGCTCCTATTGATGCAGCTGCATTTTCAGAAAGTGTAGCTACCATCATAGAGTGCTGGAATGTACCTGGAGCTTCAATTGATATTTTCTTAAGCAATGGATGAGAAAGGTCTCCAAGCTCTAAAAGTCTAAATATTGTAAGTATATTAAATGTCTTTTCAAAATATGGCAAAAATGCAATAGTAAGCATTCCTGATAAAAGACCTGCCAACAATATAAATCCAGCATTGATAGCAACACTGAAATTCTCTGTATCACCAAAGAAAGATAGAAGAAGATACATTACTACCTTAAGTATAGATAGCTGTACTCCTGCTGCAATTATTCCAGATCTTGTATTTACCCTTCCTGTCAGATGTGCTGCAAATGCAAGAGCTATAAATGAAATACCTAAAAATTTCAAATCATAATTTAATACTGGAAGTAAAAACAGCAATATAAATGAATAAAGTGATACTGCGTAATTTTTGTTCACAAGAAGTACCAGTAGGAAAAATGCCATATCTACAGGTATCAGATACCTAATATCAATACTGAATACCCTTACAGCTACAAGTATTCCTGTCACAATTAAAAATGACGCTCTATAAAGATTTTTATTTAGTATCTCTCTTTGATAGTTATTAAAAAATATTGCATAAAAAAGTGTTGAGATTATACCAAGATACAAAAAGTTCCCTATAAAAATTGCAATGCTTTTTTTATAAGAGTAAACTCCACAAGCTTCAAGAATTCTCATTCTTCTCTCATTTATAACCTCTCCTGTCTTACCTATTAAAGTTCCAGCTTTAATTTCAAAGTACTGATCCTTAATCTGTGAAACCTTTTCCTTTATATTCCTTTTAGTTTTAGCCTCATCATATATGTAGTTAGGAGAGGTAAATGTATCTACTATAGATTGCTCTAATGAACTTAATTTCATAAAAAGCTTGTTATATGGCTCTTTATAAAATACTGTATTTTTCTCCTGAACTATTCCTGCATCATAGGCTTTTTCCAGGAAATCTCTGGTTTTATTTCTTACTTTTTCAACTTCTGAAGTTTTAAGAGATAGAAGTTCCTGCACCATCATTGGCGAGATCTTCTTATTTGTATTTCTCTCTATTGAAGTATAGTCAACTGTCTCTGTAACATGATTTTTTATATTTAAAATACTTTGGAAAAATTCATCAAAATATCCAAGGTATATTTTTTCAGCATCTGCTGAGAATATATACTCTTTTCCAGATTTCTGAATCATATCCTCTATAACCTTTTCTTTGGCACTATAATCCTTAAAAATAACTGTACTTGGAGCATATATATCACTTTTAACAATATCTCCAATTTTATAGTTATTATTACTTGAAATTATAAATAATTTAGAAGAAAATGCCACTATAAACATAACTGCGATAAGATATATTATTTTTTCTCTCAATGAATAATCTGTTGAATAGATGTTCTCATCACTATTTCTGTTTCTTTTAACTTCAAACATCACCTTCAGTCCAAAGAGATTGATGTTCTTCATCCTATATCACCCTTAACCTTTAATAATATCTCTTAAGATCTCAGACTTAGTAAGAACTTTAACATTTTTAGTAGGTACTGATTCTAGAAACACTTTTCCATATCTCTTAGTTACAACTCTATTATCAAGTACTGTAACTGTTCCCACATCTGTTTTACTTCTAACCAATCTTCCAATTCCCTGCTTGAACTTTATAACTGCTTCTGGAATCTGATACTCCATAAATGGATTTTTACCCTGTGCTTCTATATGCTCTATTATAGCTTCTGTCACTGGGTCACTAGGAACTTTAAAAGGAAGTTTTACTATTATTACATTACTTAACTGCTGACCTTTTATATCAACACCTTCCCAGAATGAATCTGTTCCAAATAATACAGGGTTTTTTCCATTGATAAACATATTAACAATATGGCTTCTAGGAGCCATTCCCTGTACAAATATATCTATTCCATTTTTCTTTAATTCATCTCTAACTGTATAATAGACATAATTCAGTGCCTGATAAGAGGTAAAAAGAACAAAGCTTTTTCCTTTAGTGGCTACTAATTGTGCCTTTAAAAATTCTGCTACCTCATCCATAAAATTTCTATCTGTTGGATTTGGCATATCTTTAGGTATGTATAGAGTCATCTGATTATCATAATCAAAAGGAGAGTGTATTACCTTATCCAAGGTGTCATTTGGCAATCCTACTGACTCTTTGAAATATTTAAAATCTTCACCTACAGCAATAGTTGCAGATGTAAATATCAGATTTTTTAAATTAATGAATAGATTTTCCTCAAGTTCTTTATTTACCTTTAAAGGAGTAGCAACTAACTTAGAGTTACTTTTTTTACTATTTACCTCTATCCAATATATAAATTCTTCGTCATCAAATTCATGTATAAAGTTAAAATTTGAAAAAAATACGTCTAATCTATCTACATATCTGGAAAAATCATCTATATGTCCCTGCTCATCCTCTGCATCTTTTAGTTCAGATATGAATTTTCGTACCTCTTTCATATAATTTCTATACTCATTTACCACATTATCTCTATATTGATTTAACTCATTCATGAAAGGAGAATTTTCCATCTCCTCTTTTTTAGCTCTAAAAGTAAATGTTCCCATTTCACCTTTAGAAAACATTTTTATAAGGTAATCAAAATAACTACGTCCTACTGTAAATAAAGATTTATGTTTAACCTCTATATCTTCAATATATTTACCTAATATCCCACGACTATCAAGTTCCTTAGTTTTAATATCCTTTACAACAATTTCCAAAGCACTTGCATTTTTTTTCTTAGTTTCTACAGGATAGATCTGATTCATTATCTTAGTAAAACTATATCTTGATACTTCATATGAAAAATAATCTCTTGCAACTTTTTCAACATTGTGTGCTTCATCAAATACTACTAATCCATACTCTGGAAGTATTGAGAACTCACTGTTAAATCCTATCTGCTTTCTTATTGCGAGATCTGAAAAGTACATATGATGGTTTGTAATCAATATATCTGCCTTTTTCTTTTCCTCTCTTGATTTCAGGAAGAAACATTCTGATTTGTATGGACATTTATTTCCAGCACACATATCGCTTTCACTATAAAACATCTCCCATACATTTCTATCCACTTCAAAATAAAGTTCTGATCTGTCTCCAGTTTTAGTCTCTTCTCCCCACTCTAATACATTTTTAAGCTGATCTCTTTGAGAAGCAGAGAAATCATCAGCCTGAGCTATATCTCCCATTTTAACATTAAAGTACTTCCTATTGCAAAGATAGTTCCCTCTTCCCTT encodes:
- a CDS encoding helicase C-terminal domain-containing protein, with the translated sequence MDIKEKISSEAREIMIQEISEAQGNEVFFRGIPDENGIVTEVEVLARGNRHSTPAVLKGMRKGEVIIHNHPSGYLYPSDADIEIASIYSNNQDGASYIVNNDLTDIYIIVELFKLENVKIDIEPYFTKNGMLSQVFRGFEYRDEQLDMAKHIEKGLNSEATVVVEAGTGTGKTLAYLIPAIEWSIKNKKRVIISTNTINLQEQLLNKDIPVARSVIQDHFNYILVKGRGNYLCNRKYFNVKMGDIAQADDFSASQRDQLKNVLEWGEETKTGDRSELYFEVDRNVWEMFYSESDMCAGNKCPYKSECFFLKSREEKKKADILITNHHMYFSDLAIRKQIGFNSEFSILPEYGLVVFDEAHNVEKVARDYFSYEVSRYSFTKIMNQIYPVETKKKNASALEIVVKDIKTKELDSRGILGKYIEDIEVKHKSLFTVGRSYFDYLIKMFSKGEMGTFTFRAKKEEMENSPFMNELNQYRDNVVNEYRNYMKEVRKFISELKDAEDEQGHIDDFSRYVDRLDVFFSNFNFIHEFDDEEFIYWIEVNSKKSNSKLVATPLKVNKELEENLFINLKNLIFTSATIAVGEDFKYFKESVGLPNDTLDKVIHSPFDYDNQMTLYIPKDMPNPTDRNFMDEVAEFLKAQLVATKGKSFVLFTSYQALNYVYYTVRDELKKNGIDIFVQGMAPRSHIVNMFINGKNPVLFGTDSFWEGVDIKGQQLSNVIIVKLPFKVPSDPVTEAIIEHIEAQGKNPFMEYQIPEAVIKFKQGIGRLVRSKTDVGTVTVLDNRVVTKRYGKVFLESVPTKNVKVLTKSEILRDIIKG
- a CDS encoding enoyl-CoA hydratase-related protein; translation: MEFINYEQEGFVGIITINRPKALNALNSSVLKELDATLDAIDLEKTRALVLTGAGSKSFVAGADIGEMSTLTKAEGEAFGKIGNDVFRKIETFPIPVIAAVNGFALGGGCEIAMSCDIRICADTALFGQPEVGLGITPGFGGTQRLARLVPVGKAKEMIYAAANIKADEAYRIGLVNAVYPLEELLPAAKKLAAKIARNAPIAVRACKEAINKGLDEKMDDAIVVEEKLFGSCFQTEDQVEGMKAFLEKRKVEGFKNK
- the ybeY gene encoding rRNA maturation RNase YbeY; this encodes MEIILDMSLEIEGYDDFVNEEETKEYIEKVLTKEYESDSPVYLSILLTGNDEIQVINREYRDKDQPTDVISFAYHETGDFDIGPYDTLGDIVISLERVFEQAKEYNHSPKREFFYVLTHGLLHLLGYDHIEEEDKVVMRAKEEEILKSFGYTREM
- a CDS encoding diacylglycerol kinase, which codes for MDNKNEKRNRWKHLGVTEKFNVAFEGIFETIRTENHMKFHCFCTIIVCILSLFMDIGKYEALAVIISITLTWVAELFNTAIEACVDMITCEYHPLAKKAKDIAAGAVLVTAINALFVAYIVFERKIVINLKEVFLLLKNSYQHTVFTIFMLVIIIVICIKSVVKKGTPLRGGFPSGHSALAASITTLITSLTNNPKVFVLTVILAILVVHSRIEGKIHTFFETLVGCFLGWAITYLILILVHM
- a CDS encoding DUF2974 domain-containing protein, coding for MVSKKEYILLSILSYCNFGEKECGRNILEIFKDAKCQSIIVGTFDILLFKNRNFFLKYFEKELEEWQVFYVDNRTAVSNTGDVSGFYSVVFTKDDKYVIAYRGSEKFPLEDAYKDFIETDLAIGMGKIPLQFYEGIEVFATLMDRFAIKKEDITLTGHSLGGGIAQYVAITLDKRINYIPEVYTWNGVGINREGIITVLEFIDLKEILRGHTDLSEEEISYFDDFNDSYLKFLAKELKRIGAIKDDTEVLVTRDNKIDFDIDEEFMKRLLKNTNVEACLMKFPLDRRRDLVINQNFFGVIFHLDNFVKLLLKAQKYIDRLKNNNVYEDRVFNFGHSEDLTNSLFRHVGTSYLMDQGFEMKKPEKNSFFNNFRLFTKSIQDLHFEDVFLAFISDKPEDNGKMKKDLNLDFIASSIRKLITNEYCLENRLLASYYSMDKIDNSNFELIRGDIISGLTKVGIDFLYKKKMIEQIDEMDIDEFTILWEKIKEKLSSPYRKVDIFDVFIFN
- a CDS encoding HDIG domain-containing metalloprotein; translated protein: MKNINLFGLKVMFEVKRNRNSDENIYSTDYSLREKIIYLIAVMFIVAFSSKLFIISSNNNYKIGDIVKSDIYAPSTVIFKDYSAKEKVIEDMIQKSGKEYIFSADAEKIYLGYFDEFFQSILNIKNHVTETVDYTSIERNTNKKISPMMVQELLSLKTSEVEKVRNKTRDFLEKAYDAGIVQEKNTVFYKEPYNKLFMKLSSLEQSIVDTFTSPNYIYDEAKTKRNIKEKVSQIKDQYFEIKAGTLIGKTGEVINERRMRILEACGVYSYKKSIAIFIGNFLYLGIISTLFYAIFFNNYQREILNKNLYRASFLIVTGILVAVRVFSIDIRYLIPVDMAFFLLVLLVNKNYAVSLYSFILLFLLPVLNYDLKFLGISFIALAFAAHLTGRVNTRSGIIAAGVQLSILKVVMYLLLSFFGDTENFSVAINAGFILLAGLLSGMLTIAFLPYFEKTFNILTIFRLLELGDLSHPLLKKISIEAPGTFQHSMMVATLSENAAASIGANAVFCRVASYYHDLGKTKRPKFYVENQENGVNPHNKISPFMSTLIITSHTKDGAELAKEYQIPKEIRDIMYEHQGTTFLAYFFNEAKKLDPTVEKDEFRYSGPKPKTKESAIIMLADSIEAAIRSLDEKTPMNMESMIRKIISGKIEDNQLSEANLTFQEIEVIIKTFVKTLVSIHHVRIKYPGQEKLINKK
- a CDS encoding acetyl-CoA C-acetyltransferase, which gives rise to MAKKVVLAGACRTAIGSMGGVLSTVPATELGSIVVKEALKRAGVPAEKVDQVLFGCVIQAGLGQNVARQVSLKAGLKIETPAVTINVVCGSGLHTVNLAAAMIQAGEADIVVAGGTENMSLAPYLVNKGRYGYRLGNGVLVDAMVNDALWDAFNNYHMGMTAENICDQWGITREQLDEFAAASQQKAVKAQEEGRFKDEIVPVVIKGRKGETIVDTDEGPRPGTTAEGIAKLKPAFKKDGGRVTAANASSINDGAAAIVVMSEEKAKELGVKPMATWVAGALGGVDPSIMGYGPVASTKKVLAKTGMNINDFDLIEANEAFAAQSIAVGRDLGFDLSKLNVNGGAIALGHPVGASGCRILVTLLHEMAKRKSKTGLATLCIGGGMGCSTIVKMED